A DNA window from Actinomadura coerulea contains the following coding sequences:
- a CDS encoding elongation factor G-like protein EF-G2 encodes MADKGGHPGAPGRAPEAGGCDRVRNVALVGHSGAGKTTLVEALLAATGTLQRAGKVEDGTTVSDFDDIEMRQQRSVNLALAPLTHGDIKVNLIDTPGYADFVGDLRAGLRAADAALFVISAVDGIDGLTRMIWEECAAVRMPRAVVITKIDQQRGDYDDVVLTCQDVFGEGVAPLYFPAQGDGGLKGLIGLLSQRCLDYSTGKRTECDPDPRYLDQISEQRASLIEGIIQESEDETLMDRYLSGEEIDVKALIEDLETAVARGSFYPVLATSVPHGDHPGPVVGMLELLEVITQAFPSPLEHGIPPVTPVAGGPPKEISCDPDGPLVAEVVKTTSDPYVGRISLVRVFSGTLRPDTTVHVSGHGMEDRGHEDHDVDERVGALTSPLGKTQRTVSSCGAGDICAVAKLSRAETGDTLSDPGAPMVMAPWSMPDPLLPVAIRAKSKADEDKLSQALGRLVAEDPTLRLENNAETRQLVLWCMGEAHADVLIDRLRARYGVEVERVDLRVPLRETFGGTAKGLGRHVKQSGGHGQYGICHIDVEPLPSGEGFEFVDKIVGGVVPRQFIPSVEKGVRQQMERGVSAGYPMVDIKVTLHDGKAHSVDSSDMAFQAAGALALKDAAGQVPVLLLEPVDEVEVLIADEYVGPIMSDLTSRRGRVLGSQAVPGGRTMIKAEVPQLEIVRYAIDLRSMSQGTGTFTRGFLRYEPLPPHLADKVAADAKDG; translated from the coding sequence ATGGCGGACAAGGGAGGCCACCCGGGAGCCCCCGGCAGGGCACCGGAGGCCGGCGGGTGCGACAGGGTGCGCAACGTCGCGCTGGTCGGCCATTCGGGGGCCGGCAAGACCACGCTCGTCGAGGCGCTGCTCGCCGCCACGGGCACGCTGCAGCGGGCGGGGAAGGTCGAGGACGGCACCACCGTCAGCGACTTCGACGACATCGAGATGCGCCAGCAGCGCTCGGTCAACCTCGCGCTCGCACCGCTGACGCACGGCGACATCAAGGTCAATCTCATCGACACCCCCGGCTACGCCGACTTCGTCGGCGACCTGCGGGCCGGGCTGCGCGCCGCCGACGCGGCACTGTTCGTGATCTCGGCGGTGGACGGCATCGACGGGCTCACCCGGATGATCTGGGAGGAGTGCGCGGCGGTGCGGATGCCCCGCGCGGTCGTCATCACCAAGATCGACCAGCAGCGCGGCGACTACGACGACGTGGTCCTGACCTGCCAGGACGTCTTCGGCGAGGGCGTCGCGCCGCTGTACTTCCCGGCCCAGGGCGACGGCGGCCTCAAGGGCCTGATCGGGCTGCTGTCGCAGCGCTGCCTCGACTACTCGACCGGGAAGCGCACCGAGTGCGACCCCGATCCCCGGTACCTGGACCAGATCTCCGAGCAGCGCGCCTCGCTCATCGAGGGGATCATCCAGGAGAGCGAGGACGAGACCCTCATGGACCGCTACCTGTCCGGCGAGGAGATCGACGTCAAGGCGCTCATCGAGGACCTGGAGACCGCGGTGGCGCGCGGCAGCTTCTACCCCGTCCTCGCGACCTCGGTGCCGCACGGCGACCACCCCGGCCCGGTCGTCGGCATGCTGGAACTCCTGGAGGTCATCACCCAGGCCTTCCCCTCCCCCCTGGAGCACGGCATCCCGCCGGTGACCCCGGTGGCGGGCGGGCCCCCGAAGGAGATCTCCTGCGATCCGGACGGGCCGCTGGTCGCCGAGGTCGTCAAGACCACGTCCGACCCCTACGTCGGGCGGATCTCGCTGGTCCGCGTCTTCTCCGGGACGCTGCGCCCCGACACGACCGTGCACGTCTCCGGGCACGGCATGGAGGACCGCGGCCACGAGGACCACGACGTCGACGAGCGCGTCGGCGCGCTCACCTCGCCGCTGGGCAAGACGCAGCGCACCGTGTCGTCGTGCGGGGCGGGCGACATCTGCGCGGTGGCCAAGCTCAGCCGCGCCGAGACCGGCGACACGCTGTCGGATCCGGGCGCTCCCATGGTGATGGCCCCCTGGTCCATGCCGGACCCGCTGCTGCCGGTCGCGATCCGCGCGAAGTCCAAGGCCGACGAGGACAAGCTGAGCCAGGCGCTCGGCCGGCTCGTCGCCGAGGACCCGACGCTGCGGCTGGAGAACAACGCCGAGACGCGCCAGCTGGTGCTGTGGTGCATGGGCGAGGCCCACGCCGACGTGCTGATCGACCGGCTGCGCGCCCGGTACGGCGTCGAGGTCGAGCGGGTGGACCTGCGCGTCCCGCTGCGGGAGACCTTCGGCGGGACGGCGAAGGGCCTCGGCCGGCACGTCAAGCAGAGCGGCGGGCACGGCCAGTACGGCATCTGCCACATCGACGTGGAGCCGCTGCCCTCCGGCGAGGGCTTCGAGTTCGTCGACAAGATCGTCGGCGGGGTCGTCCCGCGCCAGTTCATCCCGTCGGTCGAGAAGGGCGTCCGGCAGCAGATGGAGCGCGGCGTTTCGGCCGGTTACCCGATGGTCGACATCAAGGTCACGCTGCACGACGGCAAGGCGCACTCGGTCGACTCCTCCGACATGGCGTTCCAGGCCGCCGGGGCGCTCGCGCTGAAGGACGCGGCGGGCCAGGTGCCGGTCCTGCTGCTGGAGCCGGTCGACGAGGTGGAGGTGCTGATCGCCGACGAGTACGTGGGGCCGATCATGTCCGACCTCACCTCGCGGCGCGGCCGGGTGCTCGGCTCCCAGGCGGTGCCCGGCGGACGCACGATGATCAAGGCCGAGGTACCGCAGCTGGAGATCGTCCGGTACGCGATCGACCTGCGGTCGATGTCGCAGGGCACCGGCACGTTCACCCGCGGCTTCCTGCGGTACGAGCCGCTTCCGCCGCACCTCGCCGACAAGGTCGCCGCCGACGCCAAGGACGGCTGA
- a CDS encoding polysaccharide deacetylase family protein — MDDPRHPAAPGRRAFIKGFGLAAAGAVTLGAGAEAVGAVVGSGNPPSSAMAVPIAGPWRPGSAHVDVVWGVDTAQKLVALTFDDGPMPNWTPMVHDILDAERVKATFFLVGERLVRHARLVHGRMDRHEAGNHTWQHKDLSRLSDERALEQLRRAHNAIGRIVGKEPRFLRPPFGHLGGTTLSAACRFEYDIALWSIKMLEKTYEDDPPALVDYIVGNTGPGTILLAHDTGNHDRLVALRNLAPMIRGLRAKGFEFVTMSELVSVSQAPPRAPGDGGLRRAVPPA, encoded by the coding sequence GTGGACGACCCCCGGCATCCGGCCGCCCCCGGACGCCGGGCGTTCATCAAGGGGTTCGGCCTGGCGGCCGCCGGAGCGGTCACGCTGGGCGCGGGGGCGGAGGCGGTCGGCGCCGTGGTCGGTTCCGGGAACCCGCCCTCGTCGGCGATGGCGGTGCCCATCGCCGGTCCGTGGCGGCCCGGGAGCGCGCACGTCGACGTGGTCTGGGGCGTCGACACCGCCCAGAAGCTCGTCGCCCTGACCTTCGACGACGGCCCGATGCCCAACTGGACGCCCATGGTGCACGACATCCTGGACGCCGAGCGGGTCAAGGCCACGTTCTTCCTCGTCGGAGAGCGGCTCGTCCGGCACGCGCGGCTCGTGCACGGGCGGATGGACCGGCACGAGGCCGGGAACCACACCTGGCAGCACAAGGACCTGTCGCGCCTGTCCGACGAGCGCGCCCTGGAGCAGCTGCGGCGCGCCCACAACGCCATCGGGCGGATCGTCGGGAAGGAGCCCCGGTTCCTGCGGCCCCCCTTCGGCCATCTGGGCGGGACCACGCTGAGCGCCGCCTGCCGGTTCGAGTACGACATCGCGCTGTGGTCGATCAAGATGCTGGAGAAGACCTACGAGGACGACCCGCCGGCGCTGGTGGACTACATCGTCGGCAACACCGGGCCCGGCACGATCCTGCTCGCCCATGACACCGGCAACCACGACCGCCTGGTCGCGCTGCGCAACCTCGCCCCCATGATCCGCGGCCTGCGCGCCAAGGGCTTCGAGTTCGTCACGATGTCGGAGCTGGTGAGCGTCTCGCAGGCCCCGCCGCGCGCGCCGGGCGACGGGGGCCTGCGGCGGGCCGTGCCCCCCGCCTAG
- a CDS encoding phosphatidylinositol mannoside acyltransferase has product MTTPRRAVAPPSLRDEVTDAVYALGWTVVRKMPESAARVVFAALADRTWHRHGGGVRQLEKNLCRVLGKDAVDDEVRILSKKVLRSYFRYWLEVFRLPEYDRARILGRMRVTGEKKIFTNLDSGRGVILALPHMGNYEHAGAWLVHNGHPFTTVAERLEPASLFDRFVEFRESLGMEVLAHKGAAAYGRMAQRLRAGRPVCLVVDRDLTETGVDVRFFGATARMPAVSAALALQTGAALIPVTLWYEGEYWAARVHEEIPVPDGGTRQEKIQAMTQDLARAFEEGIAAHPEDWHMLQKVWVDDLADGRR; this is encoded by the coding sequence ATGACCACGCCCCGCCGCGCGGTGGCGCCGCCGTCGCTACGTGACGAGGTGACCGACGCCGTCTACGCCCTGGGCTGGACGGTCGTCCGCAAGATGCCGGAGAGCGCGGCGCGCGTGGTGTTCGCCGCGCTCGCCGACCGCACCTGGCACCGCCACGGCGGCGGGGTCCGGCAGCTCGAGAAGAACCTGTGCCGCGTCCTCGGCAAGGACGCCGTGGACGACGAGGTCCGCATCCTCAGCAAGAAGGTCCTGCGCTCCTACTTCCGCTACTGGCTGGAGGTCTTCCGGCTGCCCGAGTACGACCGGGCGCGGATCCTCGGCCGGATGCGGGTCACCGGCGAGAAGAAGATCTTCACCAACCTCGACTCCGGGCGCGGCGTCATCCTGGCGCTGCCCCATATGGGCAACTACGAGCACGCCGGCGCTTGGCTGGTGCACAACGGCCATCCCTTCACCACCGTCGCCGAACGGCTCGAACCCGCGTCGCTGTTCGACCGGTTCGTCGAGTTCCGCGAGAGCCTCGGGATGGAGGTGCTCGCGCACAAGGGCGCCGCCGCCTACGGGCGGATGGCGCAGCGGCTGCGCGCCGGGCGGCCGGTGTGCCTGGTCGTCGACCGCGACCTGACCGAGACCGGCGTGGACGTCCGGTTCTTCGGCGCCACCGCCCGGATGCCCGCCGTGTCGGCCGCCCTGGCCCTCCAGACGGGCGCCGCCCTCATTCCCGTGACACTCTGGTATGAGGGCGAGTACTGGGCGGCGCGGGTCCACGAGGAGATCCCCGTCCCGGACGGGGGCACCAGACAGGAGAAGATCCAGGCCATGACCCAGGACCTCGCGCGCGCCTTCGAGGAGGGCATCGCCGCCCACCCCGAAGACTGGCACATGCTGCAGAAGGTCTGGGTGGACGACCTCGCGGACGGCCGAAGATGA
- the pgsA gene encoding phosphatidylinositol phosphate synthase, with the protein MLNKIRPALGRVLTPVGQAVARTGVSPNAITVIGTIGVAAGALVLFPRGEFFWGTMVITAFVLFDMLDGAVARVTGKISAFGAFLDSTMDRVADAAIFAGLMIGLYRAGQEPLAAVALYCLVSGVVVSYAKARAEGLGYTCNVGIAERAERLIVALVAAGFDGLGVPYILAVALWGLAVLSTITVGQRFAAVYAQASAGAGAGAGNGAQNGAEKTPEPRP; encoded by the coding sequence ATGCTCAACAAGATCAGGCCCGCGCTGGGGCGAGTCCTCACCCCCGTCGGACAGGCGGTCGCGCGGACCGGGGTCTCGCCGAACGCCATCACCGTCATCGGGACGATCGGCGTCGCCGCCGGCGCGCTCGTGCTGTTCCCCCGCGGGGAGTTCTTCTGGGGGACGATGGTCATCACCGCGTTCGTCCTGTTCGACATGCTCGACGGCGCGGTCGCCCGGGTCACCGGGAAGATCTCCGCGTTCGGCGCGTTCCTGGACTCCACCATGGACCGCGTCGCCGATGCCGCGATCTTCGCCGGGCTGATGATCGGGCTGTACCGGGCCGGCCAGGAGCCGCTCGCCGCGGTCGCCCTGTACTGCCTGGTCTCCGGGGTCGTGGTCTCCTACGCCAAGGCCCGCGCGGAGGGCCTCGGCTACACCTGCAACGTCGGCATCGCCGAGCGCGCCGAGCGCCTCATCGTCGCCCTGGTCGCGGCCGGGTTCGACGGGCTCGGCGTCCCCTACATCCTCGCCGTCGCCCTGTGGGGCCTCGCCGTGCTGAGCACCATCACGGTCGGGCAGCGGTTCGCCGCGGTGTACGCCCAGGCGAGCGCCGGCGCGGGCGCCGGGGCCGGGAACGGCGCGCAGAACGGGGCCGAGAAGACGCCGGAGCCTCGTCCATGA
- the thrS gene encoding threonine--tRNA ligase has protein sequence MSTVSELRITLDGSERAVPAGTTAGQALEADGRTVIAARVNGELRDLAGELRDGDAVEPVEIGSDDGRAIMRHSAAHVMAQAVQELFPEAKLGIGPPVENGFYYDFDVAEPFTPDDLKRVEKRMREIVKQGQRFSRRPVSDEDARAELAGEPYKLELIGLKGSGPDAADGAEVEVGGGELTIYDNLDAKSGEPRWKDLCRGPHLPSTRVIPAFKLMRSGGAYWRGSEKNPQLQRIYGTAWESREKQDEYLRFLEEAEKRDHRRLGAELDLFSFPNEIGSGLAVFHPKGGAVRKVMEDYSRRRHEEEGYEFVNTPHITKGHLFETSGHLGWYKDDMFPAMEVDGGDYYLKPMNCPMHNLIFRARGRSYRELPLRLFEFGSVYRYEKSGVVHGLTRVRGMTQDDAHIYCTEEQMGEEIKRLLDFVLGLLRDYGLNEFYLELSTRDESDKFIGSDEMWEKATAALREAAESTGLDLVPDPGGAAFYGPKISVQAKDAIGRTWQLSTIQVDPNQPERFGLEYQAADGTRQRPMMLHRALFGSIERFFGVLLEHYAGAMPPWLAPVQAVGIPIGDVHVPHLEKLAARLRERGLRVEVDASSDRMQKKIRNAQKQKVPYMLIAGDDDVAKDAVSFRYRSGEQKNGVPVDEAVEEIVEAVRTRAQV, from the coding sequence GTGTCCACCGTGTCCGAGCTGCGCATCACCCTCGACGGGAGCGAGCGGGCGGTGCCGGCGGGCACCACCGCGGGCCAGGCGCTGGAGGCCGACGGCCGCACCGTGATCGCCGCCCGCGTCAACGGCGAGCTGCGCGACCTCGCCGGCGAACTGCGCGACGGCGACGCCGTCGAGCCGGTCGAGATCGGCTCGGACGACGGCCGGGCGATCATGCGGCACTCCGCCGCGCACGTGATGGCGCAGGCCGTCCAGGAGCTGTTCCCCGAGGCGAAGCTGGGCATCGGCCCGCCGGTGGAGAACGGCTTCTACTACGACTTCGACGTCGCCGAGCCGTTCACCCCCGACGACCTCAAGCGCGTCGAGAAGCGGATGCGCGAGATCGTCAAGCAGGGGCAGCGGTTCTCCCGCCGCCCCGTCTCCGACGAGGACGCGCGCGCCGAGCTGGCCGGCGAGCCCTACAAACTGGAGCTGATCGGGCTGAAGGGCTCCGGCCCGGACGCGGCCGACGGCGCCGAGGTCGAGGTGGGCGGCGGCGAGCTGACCATCTACGACAACCTGGACGCCAAGTCCGGCGAGCCGCGCTGGAAGGACCTGTGCCGCGGCCCGCACCTGCCGTCCACCCGGGTCATCCCCGCCTTCAAGCTGATGCGCTCGGGCGGCGCGTACTGGCGCGGCAGCGAGAAGAACCCGCAGCTCCAGCGGATCTACGGCACCGCCTGGGAGTCGCGCGAGAAGCAGGACGAGTACCTGAGGTTCCTGGAGGAGGCCGAGAAGCGCGACCACCGCCGCCTCGGCGCCGAGCTCGACCTGTTCTCCTTCCCGAACGAGATCGGCAGCGGCCTCGCCGTCTTCCACCCGAAGGGCGGCGCCGTCCGCAAGGTGATGGAGGACTACTCGCGCCGCCGGCACGAGGAGGAGGGGTACGAGTTCGTCAACACCCCGCACATCACCAAGGGCCACCTGTTCGAGACCTCCGGGCACCTCGGCTGGTACAAGGACGACATGTTCCCCGCCATGGAGGTCGACGGCGGCGACTACTACCTCAAGCCGATGAACTGCCCGATGCACAACCTGATCTTCCGGGCGCGCGGCCGGTCCTACCGGGAGCTGCCGCTGCGGCTGTTCGAGTTCGGGTCGGTGTACCGGTACGAGAAGTCGGGCGTCGTGCACGGCCTCACCCGCGTGCGGGGCATGACCCAGGACGACGCGCACATCTACTGCACCGAGGAGCAGATGGGCGAGGAGATCAAGCGCCTCCTCGACTTCGTCCTCGGCCTGCTGCGCGACTACGGCCTGAACGAGTTCTACCTGGAGCTGTCCACCCGCGACGAGTCCGACAAGTTCATCGGCTCGGACGAGATGTGGGAGAAGGCCACCGCCGCCCTCCGCGAGGCCGCCGAGTCCACCGGGCTCGACCTCGTCCCCGACCCGGGCGGCGCGGCGTTCTACGGCCCCAAGATCTCCGTGCAGGCCAAGGACGCGATCGGGCGCACCTGGCAGCTGTCGACCATCCAGGTCGACCCCAACCAGCCCGAGCGGTTCGGCCTGGAGTACCAGGCGGCCGACGGCACCCGGCAGCGGCCCATGATGCTGCACCGGGCGCTGTTCGGGTCGATCGAGCGGTTCTTCGGCGTGCTGCTGGAGCACTACGCGGGCGCGATGCCGCCGTGGCTGGCGCCGGTGCAGGCGGTCGGCATCCCGATCGGCGACGTCCACGTCCCGCACCTGGAGAAGCTCGCCGCGCGGCTGCGCGAGCGCGGCCTGCGCGTCGAGGTGGACGCCTCCTCCGACCGGATGCAGAAGAAGATCCGCAACGCGCAGAAGCAGAAGGTCCCGTACATGCTGATCGCGGGCGACGACGACGTCGCCAAGGACGCGGTGTCGTTCCGGTACCGCAGCGGCGAGCAGAAGAACGGCGTCCCGGTCGACGAGGCGGTCGAGGAGATCGTCGAGGCCGTGCGGACCCGCGCGCAGGTCTGA
- a CDS encoding Asp23/Gls24 family envelope stress response protein encodes MTGLDKRQTGNAEQGPGAGPGPRFPGAPAGRPETDPPPVTPSQGTGSPVAPSQSLPSQGPPLPGMPQGAPLSAPPATAAQQSVPPPRGVLSSGPNAVPMTMHGSSGDLSAPVDGRITIGNAVIGKIAAFAALEVEGVAGLTVRDEPAATGVRVVQNDDEVTLDVAIAVEYGLVIKDVATKVKANVARVAGMMLGTRVAAVNVSVEDVRQAGRA; translated from the coding sequence ATGACCGGGCTCGACAAGCGCCAGACCGGGAACGCCGAGCAGGGGCCGGGGGCCGGGCCCGGACCGCGGTTCCCCGGGGCGCCCGCCGGCCGCCCGGAGACGGACCCTCCCCCCGTCACGCCGTCGCAGGGCACGGGGTCCCCGGTCGCGCCGTCCCAGAGTCTGCCGTCCCAGGGCCCGCCCCTTCCGGGGATGCCGCAGGGGGCGCCGCTGTCCGCGCCTCCCGCGACCGCGGCCCAGCAGTCGGTCCCGCCCCCGCGGGGGGTGCTGTCGTCCGGGCCGAACGCGGTGCCGATGACGATGCACGGATCGTCCGGCGACCTCAGCGCGCCGGTCGACGGCCGCATCACGATCGGCAACGCGGTGATCGGGAAGATCGCGGCGTTCGCCGCGCTGGAGGTGGAGGGCGTCGCCGGCCTCACCGTCCGGGACGAGCCCGCCGCCACGGGCGTGCGCGTCGTCCAGAACGACGACGAGGTCACGCTGGACGTCGCCATCGCCGTCGAGTACGGCCTCGTGATCAAGGACGTGGCGACGAAGGTGAAGGCGAACGTGGCGCGGGTCGCGGGCATGATGCTGGGGACGCGGGTCGCCGCCGTCAACGTGTCGGTCGAGGACGTCCGTCAGGCGGGGCGGGCGTAG
- a CDS encoding HIT family protein → MTAEPEESVVQQGREDAPGAGAGNERTPRFEEERGGAGTPDNFQRLWTPHRMAYIKGENKPTGAGSGDGCPFCEIPKMTDEDGLIVARGESVFTVLNLYPYNSGHLMVVPYRHVADYADLEEPEYVELATFTQRSLTALRKASGAQGFNVGMNLGLVAGAGIAAHLHQHVVPRWGGDTNFMPVVGHTKVLPQLLRDTRQMLADAWPHA, encoded by the coding sequence TTGACCGCAGAGCCGGAGGAGTCCGTGGTGCAGCAGGGGCGCGAGGACGCGCCCGGGGCCGGCGCCGGGAACGAGCGCACGCCCCGCTTCGAGGAGGAGAGGGGCGGCGCCGGCACGCCCGACAACTTCCAGCGGCTCTGGACCCCGCACCGGATGGCCTACATCAAGGGCGAGAACAAGCCCACGGGCGCGGGCTCGGGCGACGGCTGCCCGTTCTGCGAGATCCCGAAGATGACCGACGAGGACGGGCTCATCGTGGCCCGCGGGGAGTCGGTCTTCACGGTGCTGAACCTCTACCCCTACAACTCGGGGCACCTGATGGTCGTCCCGTACCGGCATGTCGCCGACTACGCCGACCTCGAAGAGCCGGAGTACGTGGAGCTGGCGACGTTCACGCAGCGGTCCCTGACGGCGCTGCGCAAGGCGAGCGGCGCGCAGGGCTTCAACGTCGGCATGAACCTTGGCCTCGTCGCCGGCGCCGGCATCGCGGCCCACCTGCACCAGCACGTCGTCCCGCGCTGGGGCGGCGACACCAACTTCATGCCCGTCGTCGGGCACACCAAGGTGCTGCCGCAGCTGCTGCGCGACACCCGCCAGATGCTCGCCGACGCCTGGCCGCACGCCTGA